Below is a genomic region from Candidatus Anaeroferrophillus wilburensis.
ATGCTCTTTGTACTGCTGGCGGCGGATGTTCGTCTGGTTCAGGTTGTCTCTCTGGGTTGGCCGGCCCTTGGTGTTGTCGCAATACTCATGTTTCTGGTGCGGCCGGTTGCCGTGCTTGCCGGCACCTGCTGTTCCAGTCTCGGCTGGAAAGAACGGTTTTTTATCGCCTGGATAGGGCCGCGGGGAATTGTAGCCGCGGCGGTGGCTTCTTTTTTTGCCGCCGCGTTCACTGAACAGGGGCTGTCCGGGGGCTACGAGCTGCGTGCCCTGGTTTTTCTGGTTATCGCTGTTACGGTGGTCTTTTCCGGCCTGACCGGAGGTCCCATGGCCGGCGCCCTTGGGCTGCGGCGGCCAAGTCAGTTGGGTTGGGTCATCCTGGGGGCCAACGCCCTGGCCCGGGGGGTGGCAAAGCTATTTATGGAAGATGGCCAGGAAATTGTTTGCATCGACGCCAATGCGGACCACTGCCAGGCGGCGGAATTTGATTGTACCCGAGTTATTTACGGCAACGGTCTTGATATTACCTATCTTCAGCGGGCGGAAATCGATATCCGCCGGGGGGCCTTGGCGCTGACTGCCAATGAAGGGGTGAACTATCTTTTTATGCAAGTAGCGAAGGGGGAGGTTAAAGAACTGCTGCTGTATACCGTGTTGAAAGCTGACAGCACCTCATTGACTGTGGAGATGCTCCATCAGGACGGCGCTGAAGAGGCCTTTGGCATGCCGATCGATGTTCCTGCCTGGGACCGCCGATTTGCAGCAAAACAGGTTGGTCTTCAGCGGTGGAAGGTTTCCCAGGAGTCGCCCGGCAATTCTGCGGGAGAACCGCTGCTGGTGGATTATTCCGGCAATGGCCTGCTTGCCGCCGCGGTCCGCAGAAATGGTGAGTTATGGCCTGTCGGTGATTCCCTGCGGGTCAAGAATGGGGATGAAGTGTATTTTTTTGTTTTTGCTCCGGAGCTCCAGGCTGCTGATGAGTGGTTGACGCGCAATGGCTGGCAGCTGCTCGACACTGTTACTGGCGATGTTTTCTCAACCTCCGCCTGCCAGCTGGTGAAAAGCCCCCGGGATGCGGAGCAGGTGTTGTGAGTTTGTCGCTGGTGAGGGTCTGCGTACGAGTTGAGTTCATGAACCCGTCAACCTGCCAGTTTGGAATAGATATGCAAGACAGACATGCTTTCGCTTTTTGTCACATTTTCAGTTGATTGGTGGTTTTTTACGGAGGGAGGATATGGCAAGGTTTTTGAAGAAGAAAGAGGCTTCTCTGGGGCAGGTTCCCGGTGAACTGGTTTTTATCGGCGAGCAGAAAGTGCAGGAGGTGACCATTCGGGTTATTGACTATGATCAAGAACACCTGAGTGAACAGTATCTGCAGGATATCGGTGATGGCATCCCCTACAAGGAAACCTCGACCGTTACCTGGCTCAACATCAACGGCCTCCATGATACGGAACTGATCAGGGAGATCGGCAATGGTTTCGGACTGCACGCCCTGGTTCTCGAAGATGTCGTCAACACCGGCCAGCGGCCGAAAATGGAGGAGTATGACGACTACCTCTTTTTTGTCCTCAAAATGATGCGCTATGATGAGGATGAGGGAAAAATCTACAGCGAACAGCTGAGCATGATTCTCGGAAAAACCTATCTGCTGACCTTCCAGGAGCGGCCGGGTGACGTTTTTGAACCGGTGCGCGAGCGGATCCGCAAGCAGAAGGGCAGAATCCGCAAGGTCGGCATTGACTATCTGGCCTATGCGTTGCTGGACACCATCGTGGACAATTATATCTTTATCGTTGAACGATTGGGGGGAAAGATCGAAGAGATCGAGGACGAGATCCTGGAAAATCCGACGCGGGATGTTCTTGCCAGAATTAATGCCTACAAGCGGGAAATAAACTACCTGCGCAAGGCGATCAGGCCGGCAAGAGAGTTTATTCTCCAACTGAGCAGGCTTGACTCAGACCTTGTTCAGGAGCAGACCATCCCTTTTCTGAAGGACCTCCTTGATCTTGCCACCCAGACGGTGGAGATTATTGACACCTACCGGGACATGCTGTCCGATCATCTGGAGATCTACAATACCGGGGTGAACAACCGGCTCAATGAGATCATGAAAGTCCTGACGATCTTTTCGGCGATCTTTATTCCTCTCACCTTTATCGCCGGCATCTACGGGACCAATTTCGAGTATCTGCCGGAGCTCCATTACCGCTACAGCTACCTGGTCTTCTGGGGGGTGCTGGTGGTGGTTGCCCTGGTGATGGTCAGGTTTTTTCAGCGCAGAAACTGGCTGTGAAACCAAGGGCTAGGCTGGTGTCAGGGGGTTCCCTTATGTGCAGGGCGGCAATGCCAGCGTTGGGTTTCTTCAGAATGTTGACGTTGTCAAAACCCTTTGCGGAATGCCCCGGGGCTTGCCCCGGGGAGTTTCACTCTACGTTGCTTTCCAAACGATCTCATACAACTCTTTTCTACGACTTTGTAAATTACGTACACTTCCCTGTTGTCGCAGTTCTTTCAGCAGATCAAGATCTAAATCAACCATCAAGGTCATCTCGGTATTTGGGGTTGCTTCAGCGGCAATAGCGTCATGGGGAAAAGCGAAGTCGGACGGCGTAAAAACAGCCGATTGAGAATACTGAATATCCATGTTTTCAATTTTCGGCAGGTTGCCGACACTGCCGGAAATTGCCACATAGCATTCATTTTCAATCGCCCGGGCCTGGGCACATCGCCGAACTCGAAGATAGGCATTTTTCGTATCGGTCCAATAAGGAACAAAAAGAATCATCATACCTTTGTCAACCAGGTGCCGAGACAGTTCCGGAAACTCGACGTCGTAACAAATCAGAATACCTATTTTGCCAATATCGGTATCAAATATCTTGATTTCACTGCCGCCTTTCAATCCCCAATATTTCGCCTCATCGGGAGTTATATGCACCTTGTACTGGGCATCCCAGGTGCCATCACGTCGGCATAAAAAAGAGACATTATATAAACTGTCATCTTTCAGGTGCGGCAAACTGCCAACTACGATGTTTATATTATATGATATCGCCATATTGATGAAACCTGATCGTATTTCATCAGTGTATTCAGAGAGTGCACGCATAGCTTCAGCGGGATTGTTCTGATCAAAATTTTTCAGTAACGGTGCATTGAAAAATTCAGGAAACAGAACAAGATCAGAATTATAGCCGGATACCGCATCAACAAAGAATTCAGCCTGTTGCAGAAAATCATCAACAGTATGAAAGGTGCGCATCTGCCATTGAACCACACCAATGCGAGGATATGATTTTCTCCCGCCAAATAATTGCTGACGCTTTTCATAGTAGATATTGTTCCATTCCATCAAGACGCCATAGGCATTGGACTCAGAGTCTTCCGGAATGTAGTTTTTCAGTATTTTCTTGATATGGAAATCATTTGCTAACTGAAACGAGAGGACTGGATCATATATCTCATTAACCTTAACTTTTTGGATATATTCAGCCGGCGACATGTTTTCTGCGTGTTCTCCATATCCAGGAATCCTGCCACCAAAAATTATGCCTTTCAGATTCATCGTTTCACATAGTTCTTTGCGTGCGGCGTAGAGGCGCCGACCGAGTCTCAATCCACGATAATCAGGGGTAACAAATACATCGATACCATACAACGAGTCGCCTCTTGAATCATGAGCGGTCATCATTCCCCCACCCACAACATCTTCATAGGTATGTCGACTTTCGAAGTCCACTGCATTGACGAGGATTGCGAGAGCAGCGGCCACTACCGTTCCTTTATCTTCGATACATATCTGTCCTTCCGGAAACGTGTCGATCAGGGCATGATATTCATCAGGCAGCCAGGCACCGCCCAAGTCCGGATAAACCTGGTCCATAATGCGCTTGATGTGTGCATAATCCTGATGGGTCAATCCGCGAATGGTTAGTTTATGTTCTTGATGTTCCATTTCTTTCATTTTGATTCAAAGCTCCCTCCAGCACGTACCAATTGATTGTGCAGTGATAGTATTCTTTTGGCACAATAGCAGAATGCTTTTTTTCCTTTAGTGCTGATTTTTATAGTTTACCATATTATCCAAGCTTTAGGTATCATTCTCTAGGTTTGGGTTGACAGTTTTTAATAATATGGGGGCCACCTCAAGGGGGAAAGTGATGTTGGTGAAAGAACAACTTCAAAGACAGCGCTGGGGGAAGTTGAAGAACAGGAACCCGCCTTTTGTGACCTCTCAGCCTTATCCAGTTGCCATGCTATTGCCGGCAAGCGTTGTAGTAATGCCGTCATGAAAGGGAAGCGGGTCTGCTACCTCCACGGCGGGAAGTCGGCAGGGGCGCCAAGGCAAGAAGAATGTCCTGAAACACGTGGCTTATAGCTGGGACATAAAACGGGCGCATGCGGGGCAAAGCGCAAAATTGCAGAGGTGAGAAACGTAACTGGAAAAGAGTCAGATTTTATGAGGAAAACCGGCTGTTAGGGGGTGAAACAGCAAAAGGGGAAGTCATGGCGACTTCCCCTTTTGCTGTTCTAACCAACTGAATTGTAGGTATTTTTTGGGGCTGGGTACGGGATTCGAACCCGCGACTTTCAGCTTGGGAAGCTGATACTTCGTAGTGCAATAGTATGCAAGTGAAGGTTGAGGATGGCAAAGATATCAATCATTAATTCTTTTAGTGGCAGGTGCCTCTTGTTGTTATATTGACACCCATCTGACAACCAATATATAGAAAAAACCGCATATCTGCCGTCAAGGGCTAAATATGCGGTTTTATTGGTGGTAGGCGGTACTGGATTTGAACCAGTGACTTCTACCGTGTGAAGGTAGCACTCTCCCACTGAGTTAACCGCCCGGATCATCATTGAAGGATTGTTGTATAGCATGGCGCCAGGTGGTGATGCAAGACTAAATTAACCGCTTTATTTCATCGCAATCATCTTTCAAGTTTTTTCCTGCTGTTGCCGAATATCCTGCTAAGGAGAGGGAGTAACCCTGAGGGATGGAACGATGAGCGAAGAATCCTGTGTTATGGAACTTGGCCTTCTCATTGACCGGTATGGAGAAAAGTACATTGTCGAGCATCTGGCAGCGCTTGTCGGCCAGCGGCAGCTTGAAAGAGCCAGAACGGAATATTTCCTTGATCAGGCTTTTTCAACGTGCACGGCTCCAAACCTTGATATGTAGGGGATTCAGCAATTTATGAAGCCGTTATAACGGTAATGACTACTTTGTTTTATATAAAACAGGGGCAGCCAACGGCTGCCCCTGTGCTTTTACCATTCAACAACCGCCGCCGCCCAAGTCAACCCGCCGCCGAAAACCGTCAAGAGTACCAGATCACCTTTTTCCAGAAAGCCGCTCCGATTGGCTTCGTTGAGGGCGATGGGAATGGTGCCTGCCGAGGTGTTGCCATAGCGGTCGATATTGACAAAAACCTGATCGAGGGGCCGCTTGAATTGTTTGGCCAGCATTTCGATGATCCGCAGGTTGGCCTGATGGGGGATGATTTTGGTGATCTGGTCCGGGGAGATTCCCGCCTTCTGGATTGCTTTGCCGGAGATCTCCACCATGTTTTTAATGGCATGTTTGAAAATTTCCCGGCCCTGCATGACGATGTAGTTGTGTTCCGGCCTGAAATCTTCACGGCCTACCGGGTGCGCTGAGCCGAGTCCGGGAAAGTAGAGCAGATCTCCCAGTTTGCCGTTTGAACCCATTTCCACCGACAGGATTTTTGCTCCCTGGTTTTCCCGGGCGGCAACCACTGCCGCCCCGACACCGTCACCAAACAGCACGGCGGTATTGCGGTTTTCCCAGTCCATATGGTGGGAAACGATTTCGCCGCCGACCACCAGAATCTGCAGCTCAGGATCGTTTTTCAAGAAGCGGTCGGCAATTGCCAGGCCGTAGACAAAGCCGGAGCAGGCGGCGCAGACATCAAAACCCACCGCCCGGTCGGCGTTGAGCAAGGCCTGCATGGTACAGCCGCCGGATGGCATCAGGGTGTCTGGGGTCAGGGAACCGACAATGATCATGTCGAGATCGGTCGCCTCAATGCCGGCCATTTTCAGAGCCTGGTGGGAGGCAGGAAGGCCGAAGTCGGAAAACTTTTCCCCCGGTAGGGCGATCCGCCGTTCCTTGATGCCGGTGCGCTGGGTAATCCACTCATCCGAGGTGTCCATGATTTTTTCCAGATCAAAATTGGTGACAATGTTGTCCGGGGCTGCTGAACCAGTGCCGAGAATGACATTGTGTTTCATGGATGTTCCTTCCTTTCCCTTAAGAAATTAACCAAAAAACTTTTCGCCGACTTTTTTGAAGACCGGCAAAGAGCGCTTGATGCTGGCGTCATCAATACAGTAGGCCAGGC
It encodes:
- a CDS encoding sodium:proton antiporter yields the protein MSMDTTVFHNPGLTIAFSLALGMMAQALAHHLRVPGIVLLLAAGVLFGPDGMGIIRPETLGSSLTILTGFAVAVILFEGGMKLKFGQLKRVQRSIRQLILFGGLLTVAGGAAAAHYLLHWPWKTAVLFGTLIMVTGPTVINPLLKRLKVKRSVATVLEAEGVLIDAIGAVVATVALEAALTPEHGGPLVWCWDVISRLGFGAVSGGVVALLLVVLYRKRRLIPVGTENVFTLSVMLALFQGANLILPESGIAAVTVAGIVTGNVSSHALRELVEFKEELTVMLIGMLFVLLAADVRLVQVVSLGWPALGVVAILMFLVRPVAVLAGTCCSSLGWKERFFIAWIGPRGIVAAAVASFFAAAFTEQGLSGGYELRALVFLVIAVTVVFSGLTGGPMAGALGLRRPSQLGWVILGANALARGVAKLFMEDGQEIVCIDANADHCQAAEFDCTRVIYGNGLDITYLQRAEIDIRRGALALTANEGVNYLFMQVAKGEVKELLLYTVLKADSTSLTVEMLHQDGAEEAFGMPIDVPAWDRRFAAKQVGLQRWKVSQESPGNSAGEPLLVDYSGNGLLAAAVRRNGELWPVGDSLRVKNGDEVYFFVFAPELQAADEWLTRNGWQLLDTVTGDVFSTSACQLVKSPRDAEQVL
- the corA gene encoding magnesium/cobalt transporter CorA; translation: MARFLKKKEASLGQVPGELVFIGEQKVQEVTIRVIDYDQEHLSEQYLQDIGDGIPYKETSTVTWLNINGLHDTELIREIGNGFGLHALVLEDVVNTGQRPKMEEYDDYLFFVLKMMRYDEDEGKIYSEQLSMILGKTYLLTFQERPGDVFEPVRERIRKQKGRIRKVGIDYLAYALLDTIVDNYIFIVERLGGKIEEIEDEILENPTRDVLARINAYKREINYLRKAIRPAREFILQLSRLDSDLVQEQTIPFLKDLLDLATQTVEIIDTYRDMLSDHLEIYNTGVNNRLNEIMKVLTIFSAIFIPLTFIAGIYGTNFEYLPELHYRYSYLVFWGVLVVVALVMVRFFQRRNWL
- a CDS encoding GNAT family N-acetyltransferase, whose amino-acid sequence is MKEMEHQEHKLTIRGLTHQDYAHIKRIMDQVYPDLGGAWLPDEYHALIDTFPEGQICIEDKGTVVAAALAILVNAVDFESRHTYEDVVGGGMMTAHDSRGDSLYGIDVFVTPDYRGLRLGRRLYAARKELCETMNLKGIIFGGRIPGYGEHAENMSPAEYIQKVKVNEIYDPVLSFQLANDFHIKKILKNYIPEDSESNAYGVLMEWNNIYYEKRQQLFGGRKSYPRIGVVQWQMRTFHTVDDFLQQAEFFVDAVSGYNSDLVLFPEFFNAPLLKNFDQNNPAEAMRALSEYTDEIRSGFINMAISYNINIVVGSLPHLKDDSLYNVSFLCRRDGTWDAQYKVHITPDEAKYWGLKGGSEIKIFDTDIGKIGILICYDVEFPELSRHLVDKGMMILFVPYWTDTKNAYLRVRRCAQARAIENECYVAISGSVGNLPKIENMDIQYSQSAVFTPSDFAFPHDAIAAEATPNTEMTLMVDLDLDLLKELRQQGSVRNLQSRRKELYEIVWKAT
- a CDS encoding ketoacyl-ACP synthase III is translated as MKHNVILGTGSAAPDNIVTNFDLEKIMDTSDEWITQRTGIKERRIALPGEKFSDFGLPASHQALKMAGIEATDLDMIIVGSLTPDTLMPSGGCTMQALLNADRAVGFDVCAACSGFVYGLAIADRFLKNDPELQILVVGGEIVSHHMDWENRNTAVLFGDGVGAAVVAARENQGAKILSVEMGSNGKLGDLLYFPGLGSAHPVGREDFRPEHNYIVMQGREIFKHAIKNMVEISGKAIQKAGISPDQITKIIPHQANLRIIEMLAKQFKRPLDQVFVNIDRYGNTSAGTIPIALNEANRSGFLEKGDLVLLTVFGGGLTWAAAVVEW